One region of Carya illinoinensis cultivar Pawnee chromosome 8, C.illinoinensisPawnee_v1, whole genome shotgun sequence genomic DNA includes:
- the LOC122318833 gene encoding uncharacterized protein LOC122318833 isoform X9 — protein sequence MAENIVISVVAKIAEYTVAPVGRWLCYSFHFNSNIENLKTQAEHLREAKDMVQHSVDVAVRNEEEIYPVVSTWLTDVDRITELATRRLRESEEEAGTRSSNAACLNLKQRHRLSREAKKIVESIAQLFANGKFGKVSNPTLPSEEMVYKGNIENLKNQEEELQHARERVQLSVVAASRNGEEIYSDVSKWLTDVDRITVLATKILRESEEEASTRSSNAAGLNLQQRHQLSREAKKIVENIAQLFTRLHNNGNFEKVSIPTLPSEEMDYRSNIENLKNQEEELQHARERVRPSVVAALRNGEEIYSDVSKWLTDVDRITESATKILRESEEEARTRSSNAAGLNLQQRHELSREAKKIVENIVQLFAKLRNNGNFEKVSKPPTLQNMVPKQSKDYMILGSRMSVIKRIMEALRDGSFNRIGVSGLAGVGKSTLMKEICRQVKEKRLFDEVALAEVTNSPNLCRIQGEIASMLNLQFDSNETKSKRADRLEKRLKNGNEILVILDDIWMELDLKEIGIPSGGCKLLLTSRDQRVLASRMDTEKNFKLDILGVEEAWTLFEKMAGVSFKDDPRLQNEAIKVAKECAGLPIALVTVSKALKDHKDLSIWKDALVQLRRPPPEHDTEIWLPVYSCIKLSYKHLVGEEIKSLFLLCAQQGYVISYQDLLRYGFGLRLFPGAYTMEDASNRLKGLVLKLQDSCLLIQSPHSSKEFYMHDVVRHVATMIASNDRNMFVMRGNGGQTTWAFGDALKTCEVLSIHGAHHIHKYPNKVECPKLRYFHVQCKDSYLNSYLKWPIEDIIFQGMNMLEDIIFQGMDKLEVLSLTKIRLSSLWPLTKLQTLCLHECELMDIHVIGELNTLVILSLARSSISNLPSEIRLLTSLRLLDLTYCVRLKVIPPNVLSSLVNLEELYMQGIKVQWEVEGPRNEGQNASLAELKKLSHLTTLEMDISDANYIPKDLFTEKFERYKICIGDIKPWDTLFTVEAISRALKFKNMSFQLDFEIKMLLKRTEYLHLDSSNCTKSVLYELNRENFQKLKHLHIQINGDIKRILELRTPAVAFPILETFVLKDMFSLEEICRGKLLLSSFKNLKVLKVVNCDKLRFIFSSSIVRGLSLLEELNITSCNNMGAIFVKEEEDGIEDHGDMMVFGRLQTLVLNDLPKLVGFLSTKDSLMADCRETNSEGNHDLQLPLLHHDQVSFPSLQTLCMWGLPKIKYVWSCGQEPKTVFSGLEQLQVLEIEDCGVEEIVAFERGGEAVAIIEIEDCGGEEIVAFERGGEAVAIRTLMFPQVTKLKFRNLLKLKWFYKGVHVSKWPMLKEMKIERCEKVEIFASEVVSFEKTVKDQRQFEMSNIKQPLFSVDEDSFPSLETLWISDCQELFHVFPTAILMRSLTDLRIQFCSSLEIIFGKLDGQNGKEPQVLISPGSRTEESGAITNFASTVSFPSLQTLHMKYLRKIKHIWSEYSKTVFNFQSLQNINACRCESLKSLFPISIIRCLEQLQVLEIENCGVEEIVAVEGGGGEAIRTLVFPQVTQLKFSDLPRLKWFCQGVYVTKWPMLKKMKIVRCEKVEIFASEVVSFEKTVKDQRQFEMSNIKQPLFLVNEHSFPSLETLEFLYMGSLEIIFGKLEGQNGKEPQVLISPASGTEESGATTHFASTVSFPSLQTLCMKDLPKLKHVWSYDQEPKTVFNFQNLQNINAWRCKSLKSLFPISVINCLKQLQLLEIEDCGVEEIVVVERGGEAVAIRTLVFPQVTQLKFSYLGRLKWFCKGVYVSKWPMLKEMTIDGCDKVEIFASEVVSFEKTVKDQRQFEMSNIKQPIFLVNEHSFPSLETLEISNMDSLEIIFGKLEGQNGIEPQVLISPESRTEESGAITNFASTVAFPSLQTLRMKDLHKLKHVWSEYSKTVFNFQNLEVIQAVRCESLKSLFPISIIRCLEQLQVLEIENCGVEEIVAVERGGGGGEAIRTLVFPQVTQLKFSDLSRLKWFCQGVYVTKWPMLKEMTIDGCDKVEIFASEVVSFEKTVKDQRQFEMSNIKQPLFLVNEHSFPSLETLEFWDMDSLEIIFVKLEGQNGKEPQVLISPASGTEESGATTHFVSTLSFPSLKKLHIRWMCKLEIIWQDQVTATSFPNIQELDILSCDKLLHVFQSKLHTTTTTLMQSLTSLRIWCCDSLETIFGNMEGQNGKEPLVLIAPSSGTEESVAREDGIARYIEFPILTELSLYGLPKLKWIFEGVHTNLKSWPSLKTLFLEECGEQVNKMIWASNFASSSSSQENQLHTWIQQPTFQSRSLKYTKANSSI from the exons ATGGCGGAGAATATCGTTATTTCAGTTGTTGCAAAAATAGCAGAATACACTGTTGCACCTGTTGGTCGGTGGCTATGCTATTCATTTCACTTCAACAGCAACATAGAGAATCTGAAGACTCAGGCAGAGCATTTGCGGGAGGCTAAAGACATGGTGCAACACTCAGTTGATGTTGCTGTAAGAAACGAAGAGGAAATTTATCCTGTTGTTAGCACGTGGTTGACAGATGTAGATCGTATTACAGAATTGGCCACCAGGAGACTTCGTGAAAGCGAAGAAGAAGCAGGTACGAGGAGCTCTAATGCAGCTTGCCTAAACTTGAAACAACGGCATCGATTAAGTCGGGAAGCAAAGAAGATCGTGGAAAGTATTGCCCAACTTTTTGCCAAtggaaagtttggaaaagtttcgAATCCTACTCTTCCTTCAGAAGAAATGGTCTACAAAGGCAACATAGAGAACCTGAAGAATCAGGAAGAGGAGCTGCAACATGCGCGAGAAAGGGTGCAACTCTCGGTTGTTGCTGCTTCAAGAAATGGTGAGGAAATTTATTCTGATGTTAGCAAGTGGTTGACAGATGTAGATCGTATTACAGTATTGGCCACCAAGATACTTCGTGAAAGCGAAGAAGAAGCAAGTACGAGGAGCTCTAATGCGGCTGGCCTAAACTTGCAGCAACGACATCAATTAAGTCGGGAAGCAAAGAAGATTGTGGAAAATATTGCCCAACTTTTTACCAGACTTCATAACAATGGAAACTTTGAAAAAGTTTCGATTCCTACTCTTCCTTCAGAAGAAATGGACTACAGAAGCAACATAGAGAATCTGAAGAATCAGGAAGAGGAGCTGCAACATGCTCGAGAAAGGGTGCGACCCTCAGTTGTTGCTGCTTTAAGAAATGGTGAGGAAATTTATTCTGATGTTAGCAAGTGGTTGACAGATGTAGATCGTATTACAGAATCGGCCACCAAGATACTTCGTGAAAGCGAAGAAGAAGCACGTACGAGGAGCTCTAATGCGGCTGGCCTAAACTTGCAACAACGACATGAATTAAGTCGGGAAGCAAAGAAGATCGTGGAAAATATTGTCCAACTTTTTGCCAAACTTCGTAACAATGGAAACTTTGAAAAAGTTTCGAAACCTCCTACTTTGCAAAACATGGTACCTAAGCAAAGCAAGGATTACATGATCTTGGGTTCGAGGATGTCAGTTATAAAGAGAATTATGGAGGCATTGAGAGATGGTAGTTTCAACAGGATCGGCGTGTCGGGGTTGGCTGGAGTTGGAAAGAGTACATTGATGAAAGAAATTTGCAGGCAAGTCAAGGAAAAAAGGTTATTCGATGAGGTGGCTCTGGCAGAAGTGACAAACAGCCCCAACCTATGTCGAATTCAAGGAGAAATTGCAAGCATGCTAAATTTACAGTTCGATTCAAAtgaaacaaaaagcaaaagagcaGATCGTCTAGAGAAGAGGTTAAAAAATGGCAATGAGATACTCGTAATCTTGGATGATATATGGATGGAACTTGATTTGAAAGAAATAGGAATTCCTTCTGGAGGATGCAAACTACTACTGACATCCAGAGATCAACGGGTACTAGCTTCTCGTATGGACACCGAAAAGAACTTCAAACTCGACATTTTAGGGGTAGAAGAAGCATGGACCTTATTTGAAAAGATGGCAGGTGTTTCTTTCAAAGATGATCCTCGTTTGCAGAACGAAGCAATTAAGGTAGCTAAAGAGTGTGCGGGTCTTCCGATTGCACTTGTAACAGTTTCTAAGGCATTAAAGGATCATAAGGATTTGAGTATCTGGAAGGATGCCCTGGTGCAACTAAGAAGGCCCCCTCCAGAACATGACACAGAAATATGGTTACCTGTATATTCTTGTATAAAGTTGAGTTATAAACATCTTGTTGGTGAAGAGATCAAATCCCTCTTTTTGCTTTGTGCTCAACAAGGTTATGTCATCTCCTATCAGGACTTGTTGAGATATGGTTTTGGTTTGCGTTTATTCCCTGGCGCTTATACGATGGAAGATGCAAGCAACAGACTAAAAGGATTAGTTTTGAAACTCCAAGATTCTTGTTTGCTAATACAAAGTCCACATAGCTCCAAGGAATTTTACATGCATGATGTTGTTCGTCATGTCGCTACAATGATTGCGTCAAATGATCGTAATATGTTTGTCATGAGAGGCAATGGTGGGCAAACAACATGGGCATTTGGGGATGCACTAAAAACATGCGAGGTGCTCTCTATTCATGGTGCACATCATATCCATAAATATCCCAATAAAGTAGAATGTCCTAAATTAAGATACTTTCATGTTCAGTGTAAAGATTCATATTTGAATTCATATTTGAAATGGCCAATCGAAGACATTATCTTCCAAGGGATGAACATGCTCGAAGACATTATCTTCCAAGGGATGGACAAGCTCGAAGTTCTGAGTTTAACAAAGATACGACTTTCATCTCTTTGGCCACTTACAAAGCTACAAACATTGTGTCTACATGAATGTGAGCTGATGGATATTCATGTGATTGGAGAACTCAACACTTTAGTAATTCTTAGTCTTGCTCGTTCTTCCATTTCAAATTTGCCAAGTGAAATAAGGTTGTTGACTAGTTTGCGGTTATTGGATTTGACTTATTGTGTTAGACTTAAGGTGATTCCTCCTAATGTCTTGTCAAGCTTGGTCAACTTAGAAGAGTTGTATATGCAAGGAATCAAAGTCCAATGGGAGGTTGAAGGACCCAGAAATGAAGGACAAAATGCTAGCCTTGCAGAGCTAAAGAAATTGTCGCACTTGACCACTTTAGAGATGGATATTTCGGATGCCAACTATATACCGAAAGATTTGTTTACTGAAAAGTTTGAGAGATACAAGATATGCATTGGAGATATCAAGCCATGGGACACATTATTTACGGTAGAGGCAATCTCAAGAGCGTTAAAATTCAAGAATATGAGCTTCCAATTGGACTTTGAGATCAAAATGCTACTGAAAAGGACAGAATATCTTCATTTAGACAGCTCGAACTGTACTAAGAGTGTCTTATATGAATTAAATAGAGAGAATTTTCAAAAACTGAAGCATCTCCATATCCAAATCAATGGGGATATTAAGCGTATCCTTGAGTTGAGGACACCAGCTGTTGCCTTTCCTATCCTGGAGACATTTGTTTTGAAAGATATGTTCAGCTTGGAAGAAATTTGTCGGGGCAAACTTCTGTTGTCATCCTTCAAAAacttgaaagttttaaaagtgGTTAACTGTGATAAATTAAGATTTATCTTCTCATCATCTATAGTCAGAGGCCTTTCACTACTTGAAGAATTGAACATAACAAGCTGCAACAACATGGGTGCAATATtcgtgaaagaagaagaagacggaaTAGAAGATCATGGAGATATGATGGTGTTCGGTCGACTTCAAACCTTGGTGCTAAATGATCTTCCAAAGCTCGTGGGCTTCCTAAGCACAAAAGATTCATTAATGGCTGATTGTAGAGAAACCAATTCAGAGGGCAACCATGATCTTCAGTTGCCACTTCTACATCATGATCAG GTTTCCTTTCCAAGCTTGCAAACACTGTGTATGTGGGGTCTACCCAAAATAAAGTACGTATGGAGCTGTGGACAAGAACCCAAAACAGTTTTCTCAGGTCTCGAGCAATTGCAAGTACTTGAGATTGAGGATTGTGGGGTGGAGGAAATTGTTGCATTTGAAAGAGGAGGAGAAGCAGTAGCAATTATTGAGATTGAGGATTGTGGGGGGGAGGAAATTGTTGCATTTGAAAGAGGAGGAGAAGCAGTAGCAATTAGGACTTTGATGTTCCCTCAAGtaactaagttgaagtttagaaATTTACTGAAACTCAAGTGGTTTTACAAAGGAGTGCATGTTTCAAAATGGCCAATGCTGaaagagatgaaaattgaaagatgCGAGAAAGTGGAGATATTTGCTTCAGAAGTTGTGAGttttgaaaaaacagttaaagATCAAAGGCAGTTTGAGATGTCCAATATTAAACAACCCCTTTTCTCGGTGGATGag GACTCATTCCCTAGCTTGGAGACACTGTGGATTTCTGATTGTCAAGAGTTGTTTCATGTCTTTCCAACGGCAATATTAATGCGAAGTCTAACTGATCTACGAATACAATTCTGCAGTtctttagaaattatatttggaaaGCTGGATGGACAAAATGGTAAAGAGCCACAAGTTTTAATATCCCCAGGGTCAAGAACAGAAGAAAGTGGAGCAATAACAAATTTTGCATCAACA GTTTCCTTTCCTAGCTTGCAAACACTGCATATGAAGTATCTACGCAAGATAAAGCACATATGGAGTGAATATTCCAAAAcagttttcaattttcaaagtcTGCAAAACATAAATGCTTGCAGATGTGAGAGTCTGAAAAGTTTATTTCCAATCTCGATCATCAGATGTCTCGAGCAATTGCAAGTACTTGAGATTGAGAATTGTGGGGTGGAGGAAATTGTTGCAgttgaaggaggaggaggagaagcaaTTAGGACTTTGGTGTTCCCTCAAGTAACCCAGTTGAAGTTTAGCGATTTACCGAGACTCAAGTGGTTTTGCCAAGGAGTGTATGTTACAAAATGGCCGATGctgaaaaagatgaaaattgtAAGATGCGAAAAAGTGGAGATATTTGCTTCAGAAGTTGTGAGctttgaaaaaacagttaaagATCAGAGGCAGTTCGAGATGTCCAATATTAAACAACCCCTTTTCTTGGTGAATGag CACTCATTCCCCAGCTTGGAGACACTGGAATTTTTGTACATGGGTTcgttagaaattatatttggaaaGCTGGAGGGGCAAAATGGTAAAGAACCACAAGTTTTAATATCCCCAGCATCAGGGACAGAAGAAAGTGGAGCAACCACACACTTTGCGTCGACC GTTTCCTTCCCTAGCTTGCAAACATTGTGTATGAAGGATCTACCCAAATTAAAGCACGTATGGAGCTATGACCAAGAACCCAAAAcagttttcaattttcaaaatctgCAAAACATAAATGCTTGGAGATGTAAGAGTTTGAAAAGTTTATTTCCAATCTCGGTCATCAATTGTCTCAAGCAATTGCAATTACTTGAGATTGAGGATTGTGGGGTGGAGGAAATTGTTGTAGTTGAAAGAGGAGGAGAAGCAGTAGCAATTAGGACATTGGTGTTCCCTCAAGTAACCCAGTTGAAGTTTAGCTATTTAGGGAGACTCAAGTGGTTTTGCAAAGGAGTGTATGTTTCAAAATGGCCGATGCTGAAAGAGATGACAATTGATGGATGCGACAAAGTGGAGATATTTGCTTCAGAAGTTGTGAGctttgaaaaaacagttaaagATCAGAGGCAGTTCGAAATGTCCAATATTAAACAACCCATTTTCTTGGTGAATGag CACTCATTCCCCAGCTTGGAGACACTGGAAATTTCGAACATGGATtcattagaaattatatttggaaaGCTGGAGGGGCAAAATGGTATAGAACCACAAGTTTTAATATCCCCAGAGTCAAGGACAGAAGAAAGTGGAGCAATCACGAATTTTGCATCAACA GTTGCCTTCCCTAGCTTGCAAACACTGCGCATGAAGGATCTACACAAATTAAAGCACGTATGGAGTGAATATTCCAAAAcagttttcaattttcaaaatctggAAGTAATACAAGCTGTGAGATGTGAGAGTCTGAAAAGTTTATTTCCAATCTCGATCATCAGATGTCTCGAGCAATTGCAAGTACTTGAGATTGAGAATTGTGGGGTGGAGGAAATTGTTGCAGTtgaaagaggaggaggaggaggagaagcaaTTAGGACTTTGGTGTTCCCTCAAGTAACCCAGTTGAAGTTTAGCGATTTATCGAGACTCAAGTGGTTTTGCCAAGGAGTGTATGTTACAAAATGGCCGATGCTGAAAGAGATGACAATTGATGGATGCGACAAAGTGGAGATATTTGCTTCAGAAGTTGTGAGctttgaaaaaacagttaaagATCAAAGGCAGTTCGAAATGTCCAATATTAAACAACCCCTTTTCTTGGTGAATGag CACTCATTCCCCAGCTTGGAGACACTGGAATTTTGGGACATGGATTcgttagaaattatatttgtaaagcTGGAGGGGCAAAATGGTAAAGAACCACAAGTTTTAATATCCCCAGCGTCAGGGACAGAAGAAAGTGGAGCAACCACACACTTTGTGTCAACC